One part of the Aurantibacillus circumpalustris genome encodes these proteins:
- a CDS encoding endonuclease/exonuclease/phosphatase family protein: protein MQFKPAFIFGLIVFLIATPTAFRYLQFTITSGENETKQLKITSYNCMLFDLYNWRKNHETRPKIMNGLFDINTDIICLQEFYTSEEKGDFNNADSIKLLLKTPYYHKEYTTTLRKYDHWGIATFSKYPIIKKGKIVFNTTANNICIYSDIVVGKDTLRVYNVHLQSVSFSKKDNQFLDDVISQNTNAADEMSNSKNILRRLKNAFLKRTMQVDMIVLHMKLCPYKIVLCGDFNETAASYSYQQLSKKLNDAFVEKGLGFGRTYAGKWPKFRIDYILHDKRLNVSKFKRSDETYTDHYPITAYFSNINW, encoded by the coding sequence ATGCAATTTAAGCCAGCGTTTATTTTCGGACTTATTGTATTTCTTATTGCAACTCCTACTGCGTTTAGGTATTTACAATTTACAATTACAAGTGGGGAAAACGAAACCAAACAATTAAAAATAACTTCTTACAACTGCATGTTATTTGATCTTTATAATTGGAGGAAAAATCATGAGACTAGACCAAAAATTATGAATGGTCTATTTGATATTAACACAGATATCATCTGTCTACAAGAGTTTTATACTTCGGAAGAAAAAGGCGATTTTAATAATGCAGACAGTATAAAATTACTTTTAAAAACTCCTTATTATCACAAAGAATACACTACAACCTTACGTAAATATGATCATTGGGGAATTGCAACTTTTAGTAAATATCCAATTATTAAAAAGGGTAAAATTGTGTTTAATACCACCGCAAATAACATTTGCATCTATTCTGATATAGTTGTTGGAAAAGATACCTTACGCGTTTACAATGTGCATTTACAATCGGTGAGTTTTAGCAAAAAAGACAATCAATTTCTGGATGATGTTATTTCTCAGAATACAAATGCAGCCGACGAAATGTCTAATAGTAAAAATATTTTACGACGCTTAAAAAATGCTTTCTTAAAACGGACTATGCAGGTTGATATGATTGTATTGCACATGAAACTTTGTCCTTACAAAATTGTATTGTGTGGCGATTTTAATGAAACTGCTGCCTCTTATTCATATCAACAACTTTCAAAAAAATTAAATGATGCTTTTGTTGAAAAAGGCTTAGGGTTTGGAAGGACTTATGCGGGCAAATGGCCGAAATTTAGAATCGACTACATTTTACATGATAAACGTTTAAACGTAAGTAAATTCAAAAGAAGCGACGAAACTTATACAGACCACTACCCTATCACTGCATACTTCAGTAATATTAATTGGTAG
- a CDS encoding glycerophosphodiester phosphodiesterase: MILKKFFLVVFVFLFTTCKKDPSLFDITNLNNNQISVLGHGGMGISYRYPMNSMESLIECLNLGTSGTEMDVCVTKDSIMVLCHSQNLEDNTKCKGLIKEMNWSEIKNCNYGYPIFSKKVNIIEASAFFDAVENKNNLLFVFDCKIVLDDKLEYLNLFAESLLKLIDKYNLDSNCFIESFNTSFLEILQSKNKDLHLFVNTQDVETGIDISRTIHLFGLTLDTKNVTDQDIEMAHNNNLRVALFNTQTERENIDAVLKNPDYIQTDKVDYLVNALK, encoded by the coding sequence ATGATATTAAAGAAATTTTTTCTAGTTGTGTTTGTTTTTCTTTTCACTACATGTAAAAAAGATCCTTCTTTATTTGATATAACGAACCTTAACAACAATCAAATAAGCGTTCTCGGTCATGGTGGTATGGGCATTAGTTATCGCTACCCAATGAATTCAATGGAATCTTTAATTGAATGCTTAAACCTCGGAACTTCAGGTACTGAAATGGATGTTTGTGTTACGAAAGATAGCATTATGGTTTTGTGTCATAGTCAAAACCTTGAAGATAATACCAAGTGCAAAGGTCTTATAAAAGAAATGAATTGGTCAGAAATCAAAAACTGCAACTATGGTTATCCGATTTTTTCAAAGAAGGTAAATATTATTGAAGCTTCGGCTTTTTTTGATGCTGTAGAAAATAAAAATAATTTACTATTTGTGTTTGATTGTAAAATAGTACTTGATGACAAATTAGAATATCTTAATCTCTTTGCAGAATCGCTTTTGAAGCTAATTGACAAATATAATTTGGACTCAAATTGTTTTATTGAAAGCTTTAATACCTCCTTTTTAGAAATTCTTCAATCCAAGAATAAAGATTTGCATTTGTTTGTGAATACACAAGATGTTGAAACAGGAATTGATATTTCAAGAACGATTCATTTATTTGGACTCACACTTGATACTAAAAATGTTACTGATCAAGATATCGAAATGGCGCACAATAACAATTTGAGAGTAGCTCTTTTTAATACTCAAACTGAGCGTGAAAATATTGATGCTGTTTTAAAAAATCCTGATTACATTCAAACAGATAAGGTTGATTACCTTGTTAATGCTTTAAAATAG
- a CDS encoding kelch repeat-containing protein — protein MKKLILCLLTLTASVFSQNFTWINGTNSISAVSNYGTQGISAPSNSPGERHGSAKWVDNSGNLWFFGGEAPLTSWWNDLWKYNISTNEWTWIRGANTPNALANYGTLGVSSPTNNPGAREFPAYWTDNSGNFWLFGGYGYDGVVGTGNLSDLWKYSPITNEWTWVKGQNVISQPGIYGTQGVSAPANMPGGRQQSGHWMDLTGNLWLFGGVGQTSTTAQGRLNDLWKYDIVSNNWTWMNGSNGPNPYGVYGTLSTPSPTNHPGGRFSPSCWQIGADMYLFGGFGRDSSSQVFSFGHLNDLWKYNSSANAWVWLGGSPFANPSANYGIQGISNPANVPGPRQASASWVDANNNVWLFGGLKTALPADIFFNDLFRYNSILNEWTWMKGSNLPDQNGTYGTLGISAPTNMPGARAYSTFWTDLTGKFWLFGGEGFDAASTGDGHLNDLWSFTTPCNPDSITIAPGKILCSGTNATLTAINGGNSTIWYPTATSTSSISGGNTLALSSLTATGSQTVFSYYAEANSCTTTPRPSISITVNPLPIINTVSSVTIMCYYSPVTFTASGANSYTWNTNPPTTNSVLTVAPTSGAINNILTYTVTGTDVNNCTAVATATVKAFGCAGIKEGDNSSIFKYSLYPNPSKGEFTIKTDVFLEGAKLRIINALGEKVYSQTMNSYETKVMTDLIKGIYFYVISNGEKTISTGKLIIE, from the coding sequence ATGAAAAAATTAATCTTATGTCTTCTAACGTTAACCGCGTCAGTTTTTAGTCAGAATTTTACTTGGATAAATGGGACAAATTCTATTAGCGCTGTTAGTAATTACGGTACGCAAGGGATTTCTGCTCCTTCTAACAGTCCCGGTGAAAGGCACGGAAGTGCAAAGTGGGTAGATAACAGCGGTAACTTATGGTTTTTTGGTGGTGAGGCGCCACTAACTAGTTGGTGGAACGATTTATGGAAATATAACATCAGTACGAACGAATGGACATGGATTCGAGGGGCAAATACACCAAACGCTTTGGCTAACTATGGAACATTAGGGGTCTCTTCTCCTACAAATAATCCAGGAGCTCGAGAGTTCCCAGCTTATTGGACAGATAATTCCGGTAATTTTTGGCTGTTCGGCGGTTATGGTTACGATGGGGTAGTAGGGACAGGTAATCTCTCAGATTTATGGAAATACAGCCCAATTACGAATGAATGGACTTGGGTAAAAGGTCAAAATGTGATTAGTCAACCGGGCATTTATGGAACACAAGGAGTTTCGGCTCCTGCAAATATGCCAGGTGGCCGCCAACAAAGTGGTCATTGGATGGATTTAACAGGCAATCTATGGCTCTTTGGTGGCGTTGGACAAACAAGTACAACTGCACAAGGTCGCTTAAATGATTTATGGAAATACGATATTGTAAGCAATAATTGGACTTGGATGAATGGAAGTAATGGTCCTAATCCTTATGGCGTTTATGGAACGCTTTCAACTCCCTCTCCTACAAATCATCCTGGAGGAAGGTTTTCTCCAAGCTGCTGGCAAATTGGTGCGGATATGTATTTGTTTGGAGGTTTTGGAAGAGATTCTTCTTCACAAGTATTCTCATTTGGCCATTTAAATGATCTTTGGAAATACAATTCTAGCGCAAACGCTTGGGTGTGGCTTGGCGGGTCACCTTTCGCTAACCCCTCTGCAAATTATGGCATTCAGGGCATTTCCAATCCGGCAAATGTACCAGGCCCTCGCCAGGCCTCTGCAAGTTGGGTAGACGCAAATAATAACGTTTGGTTGTTTGGAGGTCTGAAAACGGCTTTACCAGCGGATATTTTTTTTAATGATTTGTTTCGTTATAATTCAATACTCAATGAATGGACCTGGATGAAAGGGTCAAATTTACCAGACCAAAATGGAACGTATGGAACTTTAGGTATTTCCGCACCAACAAATATGCCTGGTGCGAGAGCGTACAGCACTTTTTGGACAGATTTAACTGGTAAATTTTGGCTCTTTGGCGGAGAAGGTTTTGATGCTGCCAGTACTGGCGATGGGCATTTAAACGATCTCTGGTCATTCACGACACCTTGTAATCCAGATAGTATTACCATTGCACCAGGAAAAATTCTATGCAGCGGAACCAATGCCACTCTAACCGCAATAAATGGCGGTAATAGTACAATTTGGTATCCTACAGCTACGTCAACCAGTTCTATTTCCGGTGGAAATACCCTGGCACTTTCGTCTCTGACAGCAACGGGCTCGCAAACGGTATTTTCGTATTACGCGGAAGCAAACTCTTGTACGACGACGCCTAGACCTTCTATAAGCATAACGGTTAACCCTTTGCCGATTATAAATACGGTGAGTAGTGTAACTATTATGTGCTATTATTCTCCAGTAACATTCACGGCTTCTGGTGCTAATAGTTATACTTGGAATACAAATCCCCCAACCACAAATTCTGTTCTCACAGTCGCTCCAACGAGTGGCGCTATAAATAATATCTTAACGTATACTGTAACTGGAACTGATGTGAATAATTGTACAGCTGTTGCTACAGCCACTGTTAAGGCTTTCGGGTGCGCTGGAATTAAGGAGGGTGATAACAGTTCTATTTTTAAATATTCACTTTACCCAAACCCAAGTAAAGGAGAGTTCACAATTAAAACAGATGTATTTTTAGAGGGGGCTAAACTGAGAATTATCAATGCACTTGGAGAAAAAGTGTATTCACAAACAATGAATTCTTATGAGACAAAAGTTATGACAGATCTTATTAAAGGGATTTATTTTTACGTGATTTCTAATGGTGAGAAAACTATTTCGACTGGTAAACTTATTATTGAATAA
- a CDS encoding fused MFS/spermidine synthase has protein sequence MQKKLLLLSFVEGAAVMAAELCGAKLLAPVFGSSLYVWASVMGITLAALAGGYFFGGWISEKSNQYSLNLYRILAIASLFLLSMPLLSYYVVPRISYLPFLPGVIFSTFLVLFLPVFFLGATSPLFILLQTKQSLEAGKVSGTVYAVSTVGGIFATFLCGFYLIPTIGLNACLLFFGGVLFIVNFIVFKFFNPAHFFLVISFAYLNFQFIQKKGDYLMGSDSILGRVEVKDIKGFNNKSYRILTVNDIVQTEMDIETKSSLSKYVSLVDTLVPNSIGPKKALLLGLGGGLIANLLESKNYRTDGVELDERIIEAAKKFFFLNENVNTFYEDARYFLNKCEENYSVVMVDVFKGEEQPSHVLTKESLEKIKTNLSDSGLILINWHGYISGKNGTGTAILYNTLIKSGFNVKLCSYSNDENYRNVLFVASLSKLSTLPFELHEQIQETNLINSDKFPLLEKYNAEANKAWRLNYLRYYQSGN, from the coding sequence ATGCAAAAAAAATTACTGTTACTTAGTTTTGTTGAAGGAGCAGCGGTAATGGCAGCAGAGCTTTGTGGCGCAAAGTTACTAGCTCCTGTTTTTGGAAGTAGTTTATATGTTTGGGCGTCGGTTATGGGAATCACTCTAGCAGCACTGGCAGGTGGTTATTTTTTTGGCGGTTGGATTTCCGAAAAATCAAATCAGTATTCTTTAAATTTATATAGAATACTGGCCATCGCATCGTTATTTTTATTGAGCATGCCTCTCTTAAGTTATTACGTTGTACCTAGAATTTCGTATTTACCATTTTTACCGGGAGTCATTTTCAGTACTTTTCTAGTATTATTTCTGCCTGTGTTTTTTTTGGGAGCCACATCTCCTTTATTTATTTTATTACAGACTAAGCAAAGTTTAGAAGCAGGAAAGGTGAGTGGAACTGTGTACGCTGTTTCTACGGTTGGTGGTATATTTGCCACCTTTCTATGTGGATTTTATTTAATACCAACGATTGGTTTAAATGCCTGTCTTTTGTTTTTTGGCGGTGTATTATTTATTGTAAATTTCATTGTTTTTAAATTTTTTAACCCAGCGCATTTTTTTTTAGTTATAAGTTTTGCCTATTTGAATTTTCAATTTATTCAAAAAAAAGGTGACTATCTTATGGGGTCTGATAGCATACTTGGACGGGTTGAAGTGAAGGATATTAAGGGATTTAATAATAAGTCTTACCGAATTTTAACCGTAAATGATATTGTTCAAACCGAAATGGATATTGAAACTAAAAGCTCTTTATCTAAATATGTAAGTTTGGTAGATACATTAGTGCCAAATTCTATCGGACCTAAAAAGGCTTTATTGCTAGGACTTGGCGGAGGATTAATTGCTAATTTATTAGAAAGTAAAAATTACAGAACCGATGGGGTAGAGTTAGATGAACGTATTATTGAAGCAGCAAAAAAGTTTTTTTTTCTTAATGAGAACGTAAATACCTTTTACGAAGACGCGCGTTACTTTTTAAATAAGTGTGAAGAAAACTACTCAGTAGTTATGGTAGATGTTTTTAAAGGGGAAGAGCAGCCTTCTCATGTTCTTACTAAAGAAAGCCTTGAGAAAATAAAAACCAACCTTTCTGACTCAGGCCTAATACTTATTAATTGGCACGGTTATATCAGTGGTAAGAATGGAACAGGGACTGCTATTCTCTACAATACTTTAATCAAATCGGGCTTTAATGTAAAACTGTGCTCGTACTCAAACGACGAGAATTATAGAAATGTTTTATTTGTTGCTTCACTTAGTAAGTTAAGTACTTTACCATTTGAATTGCATGAACAAATTCAAGAAACTAATCTGATAAATTCTGACAAATTTCCTTTGCTGGAAAAGTATAACGCAGAAGCTAATAAAGCTTGGCGACTCAATTATTTAAGATATTACCAAAGTGGTAATTAA
- a CDS encoding 30S ribosomal protein S16 — MAVKIRLQRHGKKDSAFFHLVVADGRAPRDGKFIEKLGVYNPTSNPATIDINFDSTLSWLMKGAQPTDTCRAILSYKGVMMKKHLLEGVKKGALTEAQVEERFAKWLDEKSGKILGKHDRLKDETSKKAKDRHKAESASKEAKAAKLAEKQAAREAVIKQVEAEATATPDAPAADAPATEESNG; from the coding sequence ATGGCAGTAAAGATTAGACTACAAAGACATGGTAAGAAAGATTCAGCTTTCTTTCATTTAGTAGTTGCGGATGGTCGTGCACCACGTGATGGAAAATTCATTGAGAAGTTAGGAGTTTACAATCCAACTTCAAATCCTGCAACTATCGACATTAACTTCGATTCAACATTGAGTTGGTTAATGAAAGGCGCTCAGCCCACTGATACTTGTCGTGCGATATTATCGTACAAAGGTGTTATGATGAAAAAACACTTATTAGAAGGTGTAAAAAAAGGTGCTTTAACTGAAGCTCAAGTAGAAGAAAGATTTGCAAAATGGTTAGATGAGAAATCAGGAAAAATTCTTGGTAAACACGACCGTTTAAAAGATGAAACTTCTAAAAAAGCTAAAGATCGTCACAAAGCAGAATCAGCTTCAAAAGAAGCTAAAGCAGCAAAACTAGCTGAAAAACAAGCAGCAAGAGAAGCAGTTATTAAACAAGTTGAAGCAGAAGCTACAGCTACTCCTGATGCTCCCGCTGCAGACGCTCCTGCAACAGAAGAGTCAAACGGATAA
- a CDS encoding universal stress protein, producing the protein MQIKERGIILIPIDFTKQSLAAIRQSYNLAKYTHSKMVLLHVYEQTGDESYEALTKLAKQTEQESSVPTDFMSVKGDVYDQTDRVAEEINATLIIAGLESHMRFRNIIGSSASKLIRKAPCPVITIRGDDHRDGCENILLPLDLTPETREKTDIAIQFAKYFGASIRIIGVFDAKNLDYENKLLAYTFQVKQFIKSKGISCTNKSVPTKDIAASIVEYGNKIEADLIMIMNRADLGIKGFFTGTDSQRIVDISNIPVMTIQPMKRESMMSFGTGF; encoded by the coding sequence ATGCAAATTAAAGAAAGAGGAATTATTCTCATTCCCATCGACTTTACCAAACAATCTTTAGCTGCTATAAGACAATCTTATAATTTAGCCAAATATACCCATTCAAAAATGGTGTTATTGCACGTTTACGAGCAAACTGGTGATGAAAGCTACGAAGCGCTAACAAAACTTGCTAAACAAACCGAGCAAGAGAGTTCCGTTCCCACTGATTTCATGAGTGTTAAAGGAGATGTTTATGATCAAACGGACAGAGTTGCCGAAGAAATAAATGCAACCTTAATTATTGCTGGTTTAGAAAGTCACATGCGATTTAGGAACATTATAGGCTCTAGCGCGAGTAAATTAATTAGAAAAGCTCCATGTCCGGTAATAACTATAAGAGGCGATGATCATCGTGATGGTTGTGAAAACATATTATTACCACTTGATCTTACTCCGGAAACACGCGAAAAAACTGATATTGCTATTCAATTTGCCAAATATTTTGGAGCTAGTATTCGGATTATTGGTGTTTTTGACGCGAAAAATTTAGACTACGAAAATAAATTATTAGCCTACACTTTTCAAGTAAAACAGTTTATCAAAAGCAAAGGCATTTCTTGTACAAACAAATCTGTCCCTACAAAAGATATCGCAGCGAGCATTGTTGAATACGGCAATAAAATCGAAGCTGACCTCATTATGATCATGAATAGAGCAGACTTAGGTATAAAAGGCTTCTTTACTGGGACCGATTCTCAGAGAATTGTTGATATTAGCAACATACCGGTAATGACGATACAACCTATGAAAAGGGAAAGTATGATGAGTTTTGGCACAGGCTTTTAA
- a CDS encoding T9SS type A sorting domain-containing protein, whose amino-acid sequence MKKITFFIIALCCSVNFAFSQATLIIEAPLDNTTTQVRAPNGTSTHAYLRACALVMQSELTNIPNATSISLFGFTLSTTGSVNIPVTGNFTVYLQNTTDVTYLKGTNWATIPTGMTTVYANIMTVPLSTTTSSIILTLSTPFVYTGGGIYVAYDWYSTGPYASGTTTNIGTYCADGGANLNPGCASGNSASSAPTTLGTTAFRPSFLFGFTNPYTNDIQVIGLEVPGKVNVSFNTPHSIKAIIRNSGSATQNNISVNLNVTGANTFVNPQTIPSLAAGTSSTVTFSAFNPQLIGANTISVSIPSDQNNTNNSSTYSQSVTCNQWAQNPATGNYTSNAVGFGTGSGIIATPYLNPVASNLIGIRGNVSNNATNAGNMVYAALLSSSGVIIATTNTVILTSATGFQTFTFTTPQALTANTTYYLGFAQMVPGNAIAYYPAGTEASPYLPANLYYSTALTGGVLNAITQNFGYFGMEAVFINNSNISATASSTAICTGGSATLSTAGVSTYTWNVPGPTSQSIVVSPATNTVYTVVGTNTLGCPVSTLISIQVTPLPVTAISNTSSVCLGTPVTFTAGGAISYTWATGGSPVNTAVFTDTPALTTTYVVTGSNNAGCTNTANVIVSVNTFTSMNVPTSASVCLGGTLYLTANGAVSYTWDTGTTTVNTFSLLSTPLATGVYTALGANALGCIDIKLVNVTVNSFTPGITSPTAICVGEQVTIAATGGAGTSYTWSTGFSGFSSLSNITPSVTTNYSVTVIGLNGCTGKNSTTITVNPNPTVTAVAQRSLMCKGETNTLTASGAATYSWSNGSNSTNTVVVITPSNTITYNYSVTGTSADGCVAGTQINVKVATCNGLAENTNLFAGIRVFPNPSNGIFIIHTNSTDSNAIIEVFSAIGSSIIKQAVTGSETILDLQNQANGVYFIKIQESAKIVYNSRIIKN is encoded by the coding sequence ATGAAAAAAATTACCTTTTTTATTATTGCTCTTTGCTGCTCCGTTAATTTTGCTTTTAGCCAAGCTACTCTTATTATTGAGGCGCCTCTTGATAACACCACGACCCAAGTTCGCGCTCCAAATGGCACTTCAACTCATGCTTATTTAAGAGCTTGCGCTTTGGTTATGCAATCTGAACTAACAAACATACCTAATGCCACCTCTATTTCTTTATTTGGATTCACCCTATCCACTACAGGGTCGGTGAATATTCCTGTAACTGGAAACTTTACTGTTTACTTACAAAACACTACAGATGTAACTTATTTAAAAGGTACCAACTGGGCTACCATACCTACGGGAATGACTACTGTATATGCCAACATTATGACGGTTCCACTTTCAACTACAACAAGTTCAATAATTCTTACTTTGTCAACTCCGTTCGTTTATACAGGTGGTGGCATTTACGTTGCTTATGATTGGTATTCAACAGGACCTTACGCCTCTGGTACGACGACAAATATTGGAACCTACTGCGCAGATGGCGGTGCCAATTTAAATCCCGGCTGTGCATCTGGAAATTCGGCATCTTCAGCCCCAACAACTTTAGGAACGACTGCCTTCAGGCCATCATTTTTATTTGGCTTTACAAACCCTTACACAAATGATATACAAGTTATTGGTTTAGAAGTGCCTGGTAAAGTAAATGTATCGTTTAATACGCCACACAGTATAAAAGCAATAATAAGAAACTCCGGATCAGCCACTCAAAATAACATTTCTGTGAACTTAAATGTAACTGGTGCAAATACTTTTGTAAATCCCCAAACGATTCCATCTCTTGCTGCTGGAACGTCCAGTACAGTTACGTTTTCAGCATTTAATCCTCAATTGATAGGTGCTAATACTATTTCAGTATCGATTCCTTCAGATCAAAATAACACTAACAATTCGTCAACTTATTCTCAAAGTGTAACATGTAATCAATGGGCGCAAAATCCTGCCACTGGCAACTATACTTCCAATGCCGTAGGTTTTGGAACCGGATCTGGAATAATTGCAACACCTTATTTAAATCCAGTCGCATCTAATTTGATAGGAATACGAGGCAACGTGAGTAATAACGCTACCAACGCAGGTAATATGGTTTACGCTGCTTTATTGAGTTCTTCAGGTGTTATCATTGCAACAACAAATACTGTTATACTTACTTCGGCTACTGGGTTCCAGACATTTACCTTTACCACGCCACAGGCCTTGACTGCTAACACCACCTATTATTTAGGATTTGCACAAATGGTGCCTGGCAATGCGATTGCCTATTATCCCGCAGGAACAGAGGCTTCTCCCTATTTACCGGCTAATCTCTATTATTCAACAGCACTCACAGGAGGCGTACTCAACGCAATTACCCAAAATTTTGGCTATTTCGGCATGGAGGCTGTTTTTATAAACAACAGCAATATTAGTGCAACCGCAAGCTCCACAGCCATTTGTACCGGTGGCAGTGCCACTTTGTCTACCGCCGGTGTATCAACGTACACCTGGAATGTGCCTGGACCCACTTCACAAAGTATCGTAGTATCTCCTGCTACAAATACTGTTTACACCGTGGTTGGCACAAATACCTTGGGCTGCCCAGTTTCTACACTTATTAGTATTCAGGTAACTCCATTACCAGTAACCGCAATCAGCAATACCAGTAGCGTTTGTTTGGGAACTCCGGTTACATTTACAGCAGGCGGCGCCATCTCTTACACTTGGGCAACCGGTGGATCGCCTGTAAACACAGCTGTTTTCACTGATACTCCTGCTCTCACTACCACTTACGTTGTAACAGGATCCAATAACGCCGGCTGCACAAATACAGCAAATGTTATAGTGAGTGTAAATACATTTACATCGATGAATGTTCCCACTTCCGCCAGTGTTTGCCTGGGTGGAACTCTTTATTTAACAGCCAACGGAGCGGTTTCTTACACTTGGGACACCGGAACAACCACGGTGAATACATTCAGTCTTTTAAGCACACCGCTTGCAACAGGCGTATACACCGCGCTTGGCGCGAATGCGCTTGGCTGTATAGATATTAAGTTAGTAAATGTTACCGTAAACTCATTCACGCCGGGTATTACCTCACCCACTGCAATTTGCGTTGGAGAGCAAGTTACTATAGCGGCTACTGGAGGCGCAGGGACCTCATATACTTGGAGCACTGGCTTTTCAGGTTTTTCAAGTTTATCAAACATTACCCCTTCAGTAACAACTAATTATTCAGTTACAGTGATTGGTCTAAACGGCTGTACTGGTAAAAATTCTACAACTATTACTGTTAACCCTAATCCAACGGTAACGGCTGTGGCTCAACGGTCGTTAATGTGCAAAGGAGAAACTAATACACTCACTGCTTCCGGAGCTGCCACCTACTCGTGGAGTAATGGCTCAAATTCAACAAACACGGTAGTTGTAATTACTCCATCAAATACCATTACCTATAATTATAGTGTTACTGGAACGTCCGCAGATGGATGCGTGGCAGGTACTCAGATAAATGTTAAGGTTGCCACTTGCAATGGGTTGGCTGAAAACACCAATCTGTTTGCTGGTATTCGTGTTTTTCCTAATCCAAGCAACGGCATTTTCATTATTCATACAAATTCTACTGACTCTAATGCTATTATAGAAGTGTTTAGTGCTATTGGATCTTCAATCATAAAACAAGCGGTTACTGGATCAGAAACAATATTGGATCTTCAAAACCAAGCAAATGGCGTTTATTTTATTAAAATTCAAGAAAGTGCTAAAATAGTGTATAATTCAAGAATTATTAAAAACTAA
- the rpsO gene encoding 30S ribosomal protein S15 codes for MYLSSQVKKEIFKKHGGTEKNTGSSESQIALFTLRIDHLTGHLKGNKKDFGTQRALLNLVGKRRSLLDYLKKTDLMRYRAIIKTLDIRK; via the coding sequence ATGTATTTATCATCACAAGTAAAGAAAGAGATTTTTAAGAAACACGGCGGAACTGAGAAAAACACAGGGAGCTCTGAGTCACAAATAGCATTATTTACACTTCGTATCGACCATTTAACAGGTCATTTAAAAGGTAATAAAAAAGATTTTGGCACACAACGTGCCTTATTAAATTTAGTTGGAAAACGTCGTTCGTTATTAGATTATTTGAAAAAAACTGATCTAATGCGTTACCGTGCGATCATTAAAACTTTAGATATCCGTAAATAA